The sequence GGGCCCAGACCGCCAGGGGGCACATTGGGCAAAGCCTTGGCCACCCCGTAACTGGCGACCATCACCAGCACGCGAAGCGCAGTACCTCCGAGGGCACGGCCGAAGCGCTCGGCGATGGCTTCAAGCTCCTTCAGGGTCTTGGCTGCCTGGGCCTCCCGGTACAGTTGCAAGCACGCCAATGCGACGTTGCGAAGCTCGAGCAACCCCACCGCAAGCGCCAGCCGAGCCGTCAACGTCGCGGCGAAAGCCTTGGAGAAGAGGGGCTCGGGCAACATCCAGGCGGAGAAGTAAACGATGATGGAGAGAGTGACGCTCGCGAGGAAGAGGGGAGAGCGGAACATCTCGCGAGCGGCGTCACGGAAGCCCGGAGCCATGTAGCGAGGAGACAGCCGGAGGGCCATGAAGAGAGGGCTGCGCTCGATAGAGTCCGGTATGGGCAACAGCCCTGGGCCGTAACGGGCGAGGAATTCCGCACGCAAGCGCAATTCCCAAGGAGCGGTCCTACCTCCCGGTGATGCCAGGACGGGGATGACCTCGAACGGCGGTGCTTCCGGGAAGGACGCATTGAAGGCAGTGAGAAGAGCGCGTGCATCCTCCCCCTGAAGAATTGCGTGCGCTGGATCGAGCAGCACAGGCTCGAAGTCCAACTGGAACTGATCATCCGCTAAGCGAATGAGCTGGAGAACAGTGGGCCGTGCCTGACGATCCTCGCCCGGTGACCTGTCAGCCTGGGCTGTTGCACAAGAAGTGGTGGCTGCGAGGCACAAGACCCACAATGGGCGCAGCAGGCAGGAGAGCTGCTTCATATCCAGGCATCATGCCCGACTTCTCAGTTATGCCAGATGGGCAGGCCTCTTCTCACCCCGAGCGCACCAGCACTTGTCCCGACGCGCTGGGTGAGGAGTGCGGACCCGACAGCGAGCCAGAGTGGTGCTGCTGCACGTGGGCCATGGCCACCTGGGTTGCCCGCGCCAGCGTCAGCTGCCCCTGCGGGTAGGGTGCCGCCTCGCCCGTCAGTGCCAGCAGCTGGTGCCGCACCTCCTCCCCCGTGGGTGTGCGCTTGTTCATGTCCCGATCCAGCAGCCCCATCACCACCGCGTCCAGCTCCGGCGGCACGTCGGGGCGCACGTGCGAGGGGGGCAGCAGCTCCTGGGACACCGCCGCCATCATCAGCCCGGCCTCGTCCTGCCCCAGCAGCAGCCGCTGGCCCGTGAGCGCCTCGTGCAGCGTGAGGCCCAGCGCGAACAGGTCCGTCCGTCCGTCGATCGGCTTGCCGTACGCCTGCTCCGGCGACATGTACCCCAGCTTGCCGCGAATGTTCCCCGCCACCGTCAGCTGCGCCCGCGCCGTATCCCGAGCGATGCCGAAGTCCGACAGCTTCACCTCGCCGCCCCGAGAGATCAGCACGTTCGGCGGGTTCACATCCCGGTGGATCAAGTGCAGCGGCTCGCCGTACTTCCCCGTGCGCCGGTGCAGGTAGTCCAGCGCCGCCGCCAGCTCCGCTCCCAGGAATGTCACCGCGCTCACCGGCAGCCCCTGCCAGTTCAACCCTCGCAGCACCGTGCTCAGCGGCAGCCCATCCACGAACTCCATCGCCAGGAAGTACGTGTTCCCGTGCCGCCCCAAGTCGAACACCTGCACGATGTTCGGGTGGTGCAGCGTCGAGCACAGCTCCGCCTCCCGCCGGAACAACGACACGAACTCCGCGTCATCCGCGTACGACGGCAGAATGCGCTTCAGCGCCACCTGCTTCTCGAAGCCACCCTCCGGGCTGTACGTCGCCCGGTACACCTCCGCCATACCGCCCGAGCCAATCCGCTCGTGCAGCATGTACTTGCCCATCACCTCTTGCTCCCGCAGCGCCGCGAGCGCCTGCTCCGTCTTCCGCATGAAGTGCCGCGCCAGGATCGCCGTCGCCACTCCTGAGCTCAGCAGGAACACCGAGCGCATCATGATGAACGGCGGCTTCAGCGTGAGCAGCGGCTCCTCCGGCAGCAGCGGCATCACGAAGAAGAAATACAGCACCAGGTACTCGACGGCCGCCAGCGCCCCCGCCACCAACGCCAGCAACGGCTGGGTTCTCAGCGCTGCCAGCACCACCAGCGTGCCCCAGATGACCAGTGTGGGCGCCGTGAGCGCGTACGCCGCGCCCTGGAACCGCAAGTCGAACGCCAGCACCACCGACGGGATGCTCACCTCGATGGCCACGTTCAGCCAGTGGATCGCCGGGTGGAACCAGCCGGCCCGAAGCGCCCGCCAGATGATGGTGTAGTAGACGCACAGCACGCCCACCAGCGACAGCAGCGCCTTCGTCAGCCCCCAGCCCATGTACGGGCCCAGCGCTCCCACCGCCACCAGGCACCCCGCCGCCAACCCCGCCATGTAGCCCGCGACGGACGTCTCTCGCGCCTGGGCATCCCGGCGCATGTGGTTCTCGAGGAAGCGGGAGACTGCGGACGCGGGCGTGGTCATGATCGGACCAAACCATAGTGCGAACAGGGGTTTGGCGGGAGGGGGGCGCCTACTCCTTGGGCGGGTTGAAGCCATTGACCAGGAGCGTGTCCAGGGCGGCCACGACGGGATCGTACGTCACCGTGGCGCGGAACAGGTTCTGGTAGGTGAGCAGGCCGATGTAGCTGCCCATCATGGCGTGAGCGGTCTGGATTGGCTCCAGGTCCGTGCGGAACTCCTGCTTCTTCTGCCCGTAGCGGATGATGCCGGCCAGCACGTGGACGTAGATGTTCAGCTTCTCGCGCAGGGCCTCGGCCACGCGCTCGTTGGACTCGGCGGACTCGGCGGCCACCATGCCAAAGAAGATGCCGTGCTCGCGGTGGTAGCGCAGGAACTGCGAGGTGCGGTTCATGAAGCGGATGATCTGCTCGCGCGCGGGCAGGGAGCGCTGCTCGGCGAGCAGGTCCACGAACTCCTTGAGGTAGCGCTCATGCAGCTCGTCGATGGCCGCCAGGAGCAGATCTTCCTTGGTGGGGAAGTGCCAGTAGAGGGCGCCGGGTGTCATGCGGATGGCCTTGGCCAGCTCCGCCATCGTTGTTGCCAGGAAGCCCCGCCGCGCGAAGAGGGTGATGGCTGCTTCGAGAATCTCCACCCGGGTGCGTGCTGCGCGCTCTTGCTTGATCTCCCGCTTCGCAGGTTCCTTGCCCATGGTCAGGGCATCCTACATACGTCACGAGAGCAGCGTCACGTGGACAATCTCGGGAGGCGCCGCCACGCGCACGGGGGGACCCCAGAAACCGGTTCCCCGGCTGACATAGAGGTGGCGCCCATTCTCCTGGAAATGGCCCGCGTCGAACTCCCAGATGGCGGAAATGGCCAGGTTGAAGGGGAAGAACTGCCCCCCATGCGTGTGTCCGGAGAGCTGAAGGCCGATGCCCGCCTTCGCGGCCTCGCGCCAGTTGGCGGGCTGGTGCGCCAGGAGCACCGAGGGACGCTCTGGGTCTCTCCCCGCCACGGCCTGAGCCAAATCGTAGCGCTTGTCATAGCCCGAGCGGGCCGCGCCCCAGTCATCCACGCCGACCAGATCAAAGGAGGCACTCGGCTCGCCGATGCGCACGTAACGGTTGCGCAACACGCCGATGCCCATGCGCTCCAGCGCGTCGGTCCACTCTTCGTCGCCGGAGTAGTACTCGTGGTTGCCGGTGACGAAGAAGGTGCCGTGGCGGCTGCGCAGGTTGGCGAGGGCCGCCACCGAGTGGCCCAGCTCGGACACGCTGCCGTCCACCAAGTCTCCAGTGATGACCATCAGGTCCGGCTTGAGCGCGTTGCACTGCGCGACGACAGCGTCCATGAAGCGGCGCTGGATGACGGGGCCCACGTGGACGTCGCTGAGCTGCACCAACGTGAAGCCATCGAGCGCCTTGGGCAGCCCCGGCAGCCGGACCGCGATGCGGTTGACGGCCGGCTGGTGGAAGGCACGCCAGGTGCCGTATCCCACGACGCCGGAGGTAGCGAGCAGGGCGCCTCCCGCAGTGGCCCGGGCGAGGAACTGGCGCCGCTCCGGAGACACGAGGGTGTGCGCGGGGGCCTCGGCGGGAGCAGGGGAGGGAGTCGTGGCGGTGGCGGCAGGGGCGGCTGTCGACGAGCGCCAGCGCTGGATCCACGCGTGCACCACCCGCACGCCGCCGAGCACCCAGAAGGCCAGCATCAGGTAGACGGCGGTGCCCATCCAGGCCCAGCCCACGGTGGCCAGGGCGCTCGCGAGGTCCTCGGGGAGCACGAACGTGAGCATCCGCGAGCCCAGCATGAGCAAGCACATCGCCGCCATGGCCACCACGCCCGCCTTGCGCCAGCCCGGGTGCCCGGACGTGTCTCGGAAGATGCGCCGGTACAGGTAGACGTGGGCCCCCACCGAGAGGGTGCCCATGATGCTGAAGAAGAGGAGGTAACGCAGGATGGCGGCGGCGGGCATGGGCCCAATACTTACCGCGACTTCGCACACCGCAACCGGAACTGCATGTGAAGAAGCGTAAAGCGGCGGCGAACCCGCTCAGGTGGGCATGGAGGGGGGCTGGTCCTGGTCCGACAGGAGCGTGCGCAGGCGCTTGCGGAGCCTCTCGGGCTCGAAGGGCTTCTCCAGCCAGGGCAGCTGCGTGGTCTCCAGGAACGCCTGGGCCGCCTCGGTGAAGGCACCGCCGGTGAGGAACACCATGCGCTCGGCCTGCCCGGGGGCCTCCTGGGCGAGCGTGGCGTGCAGCTCCATCCCCGTCATCTCCGGCATCATCAAGTCACACAGGATGAGCGCATAGCGCTCCCCGGAGCGCAGCCGCTCCAGCGCCTCACGCGCGTTGGTGAACGCCACCACCTCGTGCTCGGACGCCAGCGTGCGGGAGAGGGCCGTGATGAGCAGCGGCTCGTCATCGATGATCAGCAGCCGGCCCCGGGCCTCGGGGAGGCGGGTGATGCCGCTGATCGCGGAGTGCTCCCCCGAGGGATGCGCGGGGGCCGGGGGCAGCACCACCTCGAACGTGGTGCCCTTGCCCAGCTCGCTGTGCACGTGGATGTCTCCGCCCATGTTCTGCACATAGGAGTGGCAGATGGACAGCCCGAGCCCCGTGCCCACTCCCACCGGCTTGGTGGTGAAGAAGGGCTCGAAGATGCGCGGCAGCACGTCCGGAGGAATGCCCGTGCCGGTGTCGCGCACCACCACGCGAAGGTGGCCCTGCTGGTCCTTGCGCGTGGTGAGGTAAATCTCGTTCCGGTCCGCGTGGCCCTCGGGGATGGCCTGGGCGGCGTTGACCAGCAGGTTGAGGAACACCTGGCCCAGCCGGGTCTCGTCCCCGAGCACCTGGATGGGCTCGCCGTAGTCCTTCACCAGCCGGGCGCGGTGGCGGATCTCCGCGTCCGCGAACGAGAGCGCCAGCTCCAGCACGGCGTGCACGTCCACCCGCTTCAGCCGCTCGGGCTGCATGCGGGAGAACGTCCGCAGGTCCTGCACGATGCGCCGCACCCGATCCGCGCCCTGCAATGCCTCGTTGAGCGCCTGCTCCACCTCGCCCCATTGTTGCTGGCCGCCCTCCTGCCGCGCCCCCCGGACCTCGGTGGCGGCGTAGTGGAGGTTGGAGATGATGAAGGCCAGCGGGTTGTTGATCTCGTGCCCCACGCCCGCGGCCAGGGTGCCCACCGCCGCCATCTTCTCCGCGTGGATGAGCCGCTCGCGCGTGGCTTGCAGCTCCTGGACGCGGGCCTGCAAGTTGGCGTTGACGGAGGCCAGCTCGGCGGTGCGTTGGTCCACGCGGGCTTGAAGCTCTTGCTCGCGCCTGTGCACCCTGAGCACGCGCAGCCATCCCAGGCCCGCCACCGCCAGCAGGGCCGCCAGCACGCACGCCATACGGAACGCCCACGTTTGGTAGAAGCGGGGCTCCAGGTAGAAGCTCAGCGTCGCCTCGGAGGGCGCGGCCTCTCCGTCCACGGACTCCACGCGCACCCGGAAGTGGTAGTTCCCCGGCTCCAGGTGCGTGTAGTGCGCCATGCGCTCGTCCCCGTCGCTCACCCAGTCCTTGTCCACTCCCTCGAGCCGGAAGCGGAAGCGCAGCCGCTGTGGGCTCAGCAGGCTTGGGGCGGTGTAGCGCAGATCCACGCGGCCCTCGCCCACGGGGATGCTCGCCCAGCGGGCCCGAGGCACCGGCTGGCTGTCCACGCGCAGCTCCTCTAAGAGCACCTGGGGGAGTGGCTGGGCTCGATGCTCCTCCCGGTCTTTGGGATCATAAATGACGGCCCCGCGGATGGTGGGGAACCACAACAGGCCGTCGCGCGTCACGATGCCCGCGGGGGCTCCCAGTCCATTGCACTCCTCGGCGCGCATCCCATCCTCCGCGGCGTACACGCGGGAGGTGACGCGGGCGAGCTGGCCGTCGGCCACGGCCTCCAGCTCCTTCTGGAGCA comes from Hyalangium minutum and encodes:
- a CDS encoding AHH domain-containing protein codes for the protein MKQLSCLLRPLWVLCLAATTSCATAQADRSPGEDRQARPTVLQLIRLADDQFQLDFEPVLLDPAHAILQGEDARALLTAFNASFPEAPPFEVIPVLASPGGRTAPWELRLRAEFLARYGPGLLPIPDSIERSPLFMALRLSPRYMAPGFRDAAREMFRSPLFLASVTLSIIVYFSAWMLPEPLFSKAFAATLTARLALAVGLLELRNVALACLQLYREAQAAKTLKELEAIAERFGRALGGTALRVLVMVASYGVAKALPNVPPGGLGPLLNPPRFAMAGGGVVQSASTAHVVADGTLAIAGAALGTAASGVGRACSDGSQKKDGHQWHHLATDKNEASATRGGPWTPLFQRIFARAGMDLNDPANLVYLAGHQGPHPAAYHEAVYRTLLNAIARCSSVSECRSKLVTALEGLARDVCTPGSRLHQLATKPFE
- a CDS encoding serine/threonine-protein kinase, producing the protein MTTPASAVSRFLENHMRRDAQARETSVAGYMAGLAAGCLVAVGALGPYMGWGLTKALLSLVGVLCVYYTIIWRALRAGWFHPAIHWLNVAIEVSIPSVVLAFDLRFQGAAYALTAPTLVIWGTLVVLAALRTQPLLALVAGALAAVEYLVLYFFFVMPLLPEEPLLTLKPPFIMMRSVFLLSSGVATAILARHFMRKTEQALAALREQEVMGKYMLHERIGSGGMAEVYRATYSPEGGFEKQVALKRILPSYADDAEFVSLFRREAELCSTLHHPNIVQVFDLGRHGNTYFLAMEFVDGLPLSTVLRGLNWQGLPVSAVTFLGAELAAALDYLHRRTGKYGEPLHLIHRDVNPPNVLISRGGEVKLSDFGIARDTARAQLTVAGNIRGKLGYMSPEQAYGKPIDGRTDLFALGLTLHEALTGQRLLLGQDEAGLMMAAVSQELLPPSHVRPDVPPELDAVVMGLLDRDMNKRTPTGEEVRHQLLALTGEAAPYPQGQLTLARATQVAMAHVQQHHSGSLSGPHSSPSASGQVLVRSG
- a CDS encoding TetR/AcrR family transcriptional regulator, yielding MGKEPAKREIKQERAARTRVEILEAAITLFARRGFLATTMAELAKAIRMTPGALYWHFPTKEDLLLAAIDELHERYLKEFVDLLAEQRSLPAREQIIRFMNRTSQFLRYHREHGIFFGMVAAESAESNERVAEALREKLNIYVHVLAGIIRYGQKKQEFRTDLEPIQTAHAMMGSYIGLLTYQNLFRATVTYDPVVAALDTLLVNGFNPPKE
- a CDS encoding metallophosphoesterase, producing the protein MPAAAILRYLLFFSIMGTLSVGAHVYLYRRIFRDTSGHPGWRKAGVVAMAAMCLLMLGSRMLTFVLPEDLASALATVGWAWMGTAVYLMLAFWVLGGVRVVHAWIQRWRSSTAAPAATATTPSPAPAEAPAHTLVSPERRQFLARATAGGALLATSGVVGYGTWRAFHQPAVNRIAVRLPGLPKALDGFTLVQLSDVHVGPVIQRRFMDAVVAQCNALKPDLMVITGDLVDGSVSELGHSVAALANLRSRHGTFFVTGNHEYYSGDEEWTDALERMGIGVLRNRYVRIGEPSASFDLVGVDDWGAARSGYDKRYDLAQAVAGRDPERPSVLLAHQPANWREAAKAGIGLQLSGHTHGGQFFPFNLAISAIWEFDAGHFQENGRHLYVSRGTGFWGPPVRVAAPPEIVHVTLLS
- a CDS encoding two-component regulator propeller domain-containing protein, which encodes MRSVLVMGMLLGLLASSSNAWALEPTKNLLQFPHRVWQTQDGLPQNAIETLAQTPDGYLWGGTWEGLVRFDGVRFTVFDFINTPELQARSIRSLATDSAGTLWIGTDAGLSRMSGSTFSRVEAPPALALRNIEAIRPTRDGAVWIATEGHGLARYFKGQFQSWTTDTGLATNRVSALAEDAAGTLWIGTTGGLQRWDGTALHDGPPFDKEQVAVLSLALDQGGVLWAGTGDGTVYQLREGRMRPVPEASLPGAPIETLYVDRLNTLWVGSSGRGMLRLARGQRFTMDGPQGLQSNTVFSFLEDHEGGLWVGAAEGGLHRFKDAPLTPVGAPEGLPHDFIISIHEARDGSLWFASLDSGVTRWHDGKTSTWTTREGLIHNRARSIAEAPDGSLWFSTQIGLSHWQNGRITTSLGTAEGLPPGLIRLVFVDREGTLWAGTQEGLARWNGERFELFTRKHGLPGNAITLLKERPAGGFWVGTGEGGLAYFIHGRPVLVAAEGQPMFSEVQALHEEANGTLWLGTDEGLYRWRAGTFQRLARDQGLFDERIFQILPDGQGHLLFSCNKGIFRVLQKELEAVADGQLARVTSRVYAAEDGMRAEECNGLGAPAGIVTRDGLLWFPTIRGAVIYDPKDREEHRAQPLPQVLLEELRVDSQPVPRARWASIPVGEGRVDLRYTAPSLLSPQRLRFRFRLEGVDKDWVSDGDERMAHYTHLEPGNYHFRVRVESVDGEAAPSEATLSFYLEPRFYQTWAFRMACVLAALLAVAGLGWLRVLRVHRREQELQARVDQRTAELASVNANLQARVQELQATRERLIHAEKMAAVGTLAAGVGHEINNPLAFIISNLHYAATEVRGARQEGGQQQWGEVEQALNEALQGADRVRRIVQDLRTFSRMQPERLKRVDVHAVLELALSFADAEIRHRARLVKDYGEPIQVLGDETRLGQVFLNLLVNAAQAIPEGHADRNEIYLTTRKDQQGHLRVVVRDTGTGIPPDVLPRIFEPFFTTKPVGVGTGLGLSICHSYVQNMGGDIHVHSELGKGTTFEVVLPPAPAHPSGEHSAISGITRLPEARGRLLIIDDEPLLITALSRTLASEHEVVAFTNAREALERLRSGERYALILCDLMMPEMTGMELHATLAQEAPGQAERMVFLTGGAFTEAAQAFLETTQLPWLEKPFEPERLRKRLRTLLSDQDQPPSMPT